The nucleotide window GATTCGATATACTGCCAAAATTTCACTTTTCGCTCTTCAAACTGTGCCAAAAATTACAGACAGTGACATCAAAAGGTCGGCGGCGCTTCTTGGCAAAGTTTTGGAGAAAAAGATGACAAGTAAAATCTTAACTAAAATCAAATAATATGTCAGTAAATTTCAAACCATTAGCAGACCGCGTTCTTATTGAACCAAACGCTGCGGAAACAACAACTGCATCAGGTATCATCATTCCCGATACAGCTAAAGAAAAACCACAGGAAGGGACAGTAATCGCTGTTGGAAACGGTAAAAAAGACGAACCAATGACCGTTAAAACGGGCGACAGAGTGCTTTACGGAAAGTATTCAGGTTCAGAACTTAAACTGGATGGTAAAGATTACCTTATCGTAAAGGAATCTGACTTATTGGGAATTCTGGGATAGACATCAGAATAAAAGACTGGAGAGTGGAGACTTTTCTTTCGAGTACTTTATTTATACAGTGAGCTTCTAATATCTCACATCTAAAA belongs to Chryseobacterium sp. and includes:
- the groES gene encoding co-chaperone GroES, encoding MSVNFKPLADRVLIEPNAAETTTASGIIIPDTAKEKPQEGTVIAVGNGKKDEPMTVKTGDRVLYGKYSGSELKLDGKDYLIVKESDLLGILG